GGGGTCGCTGGTCGCCACCACGGCGGCCACCCTCGCCGTGCGGGCCGGCCTGGCGGCCGGTGCCCCGGTGACGTTGGCGGGGGCGCGATGACGATGAGCGCGGGCTGGTACCTGCGGCGGCTGTCGCGGATGGGGCCGCAGGAGGTCGCGGGCCGGATGGGTGACGCGGTGCGCCGGCGGCGGTGGCGGTCGGCGCGGCCGGACTGCCCGACCGTGACCGGCGCCCGGTTCACCGCGGTACTTCCTGCCGGGACGATCGCCGCCATACCTCCGGACGCCGCCAAACGTCTCATCGCCGAGGCGGACCGGCTGATGTACGGGCACGTCGAGTATTTCGGGGTGGTCCGCGACGACCTCGTCGACCCGGACTGGTGGTGCGACCCGAAGACCGGGCGCCGGGCTCCGTGGGGCTACGCGTTCGACGTGCCGTACCGGAACGAGGACGCGGTCGGGGACATCAAGCAGATCTGGGAGCTGTCCCGGCATCAGTACCTCACCGTGCTCGCCGCCGCCTACGCGATCACCGGGAACGAGCGGTACGCCGAGCGCGTGGCCGAGCACCTGCGGTCATGGTGGGCGGCCAACCCACCGCTGCGCGGGGTGCACTGGATCAGCGGCATCGAGCTGGGGATCCGGCTGCTGTCCTGGGTGTGGATCCGCCGGCTGCTCGACGGCTGGCCGGGCGCGGCCGGGCTGTTCGAGGGCAACCCGGTGGCACTGAAGCAGATCTGGCACCATCAGCGCTGGCTGGCCGCCTTCCCAAGCAAGGGGTCTTCGGCGAACAACCACGTCATCGCCGAGGCCGCAGGGCAGTTGGCCGCGGCCTGCGCGTTCGGATGGTTCCCCGCCTCGGAGCGTTGGCGGGCCGACGCGCTGCGGTCGCTGGAGCGGCATCTGCGCGGCAACACCTTCGCCTCCGGCCTCAACCGCGAGCTGGCCACCGAGTATCACGGCCTGGTGCTGGAGCTCGGCCTGGCCGCGGTGGCCGAGGCGGATGCCGCCGACGTGCCGGTCCCCGCGTCCATCCGGCTGGTACTGCTGAGGATGACCGACGCGCTCGCGGCCATCGTGGACAGCCGGTTACGGCCCCCGCGCCAGGGGGACGCGGACGACGGGCACGGTCTGGTCGTGGACGGCGCGGGCACCGACCGCTGGGCCTCTCTGCTGGCCACCGGGGACGCCGTGTTCGGCCGGCTCACCTGGTGGCCGGCGGTGACCGGCACCGATGTGCGCACCCCGCTGCTGGCCGCGCTCATCCGACCGTACGCGAACGATGGAACGGCACCGGCCGTGACCCGCCCGGCAAGCCGACCGGCTCATTTCGCCGACGCGGGCATGACCATCCTGCGCGGTCCGGAAGAGATCTGGTGCCGCTGCGACGGTGGTCCGCACGGCTTCCTGTCCATCGCCGCGCACGCCCACGCGGACGCGCTGTCGGTGGAGGTCCGGCACGACGGGGTCGATGTGCTCGCCGACCCGGGGACGTACTGCTACCACGGGCAGCCCGAGTGGCGGCAGTACTTCCGGTCGACCCTCGGCCACAACACCCTGCGGCTGGACGGCGGTGACCAGTCCGTCTCCGGCGGCCCGTTCCTGTGGACCCGGCATGCCCGCAGCCGCGTGCTGGCCGTGGACACCTCCGGCGAGGGTGTGGCCCGCTGGTGTGCCGAGCACGACGGTTACCAGGGCTCCGTGCACCGCCGCCGGGTGGAGCTGACGGCCGCGAGCCAGGAGCTGCGGGTGGTCGACGAGGTGCGCGGCCCGCGCCGGGCGGTGCAGCTGGCGTTCCACCTCGGCCCGGCGATCGCCGCGGACCTGGTGGGGAACCGGGCCGTGCTCACCTGGACCCGGGACGGCGAGGGGCGTTCCGCGGTGCTCGACCTGCCCGGGCAGCTGAACTGGCGGGCGCATCGCGGCGAGAGCGACCCGCCGCTGGGCTGGTACTCCGCCGGATTCGGGCGCAAGGAACCCGCCACCACGCTGATCGGCACCGGCTTCGCCGACGGCGCGGAGGGCTTCACCACCGTGCTCAGGTTCCGCGGCTTGGGGGTGTTGTGAAAGTCCAGTGCTGTGCGGGGCTTTCACAACACCCCCGAAGGGGGCGCGTGGGGGTCATGAGGCGGCATTTGGCGTTGGCGGCGGCACCGCTGGCGTTGGCCCTGCTGGCGGCGACCGGCTGTGAGAGCACGAGCACGTCGGACGCCGGGGCCAAGCCGACCGCCGCGCCGTCGTCCACGCCCGTGGCCCGGGTGTGCGCCAAGCCCGCGGCCGGGCCGGCGAAGGCGCCGGCGGGCGCGGTGACCGTCGACCCCTCGGTGGTCGGCGACCTGGCGGCGAAGACCAGGAGCAGCCCCCCGAACACCACGTTCTGGCTACGACCGGGCAAGCACAGGCTCGACCCGGACCGCTACGCCCAGGTCATCCCCAAGGAGGGGAACCGCTACCTCGGTGCGCCGGGTGCGGTGCTCGACGGCCGGAAGAAGAACCAGTACGCGTTCGGCGGCAGTGCCCGCGATGTCACCATCCGCCACCTGACCGTGCAGCGCTTCGTCGCACCGCCGGACGAGGGCGTGGTCAACCATGACTCGGCCGACGGGTGGGTGATCGAGCACGCGACGATCCAGGACAACTCCGGTGCCGGACTGATGGCCGGTGCCCGCCAGCGGGTCCGCGCCAACTGCCTGCGCGGCAACGGCCAGTACGGCATGAACGCTTACAAGGCCGGCGACCGTATCAGCGGCCTGGTGGTCGAGGGCAACGAGATCGTGGGCAACAACACCGACGACTGGGAGCGGCGGCGGGAAGGCTGCGGCTGCACCGGAGGCATCAAGTTCTGGGCCGTCAACGGCGCCGACGTGCGCGGCAACTGGGTGCACGACAACCGCGGAACAGGGTTGTGGGCGGACACCAACAACAACGACTTCCGCATCGAGAACAACGTGCTCGAGGCCAACGACGGTGCCGCCCTGATCTACGAGACCAGCTACAACGCGGTCATCCGGAACAACACGATCCGGCGGAACAACTGGGTCGAGGGCCGCAGGGAGGCCGACCGCGGCGACAACTTCCCCTACGCGACGGTCTACCTGTCCGAGTCCGGCGGCGAACCACGGGTCAAAGCCCGCACCGACAAGATCGAGATCTACCGGAACGTGCTGGAGAACAACTGGTCCGGGATCACCCTGTGGGAGAACGCCGACCGGTTCTGCAACAGCCCGGCCAACACCTCGTCCGGTGACTGCACATTGCTGGTGAAGAACACCGACCGCTGTGCACAGCCGGCGATCGCCACCGCACCGCTCTACGCCGACTGCCGGTGGAAGACCCAGCGGGTGGACATCCACGACAACCGCTTCGTGCTGGACAAGTCCGTCGTCAAGTGCACGGTGCAGTGCGACCGCATGGCAGTCCTTGCCAACTACGGCACCTATCCGGACTGGTCGCCGTACCAGGGCGAGAAGGTGGCCGAGGCGATCACCCGCGAGCAGCACAACCGCTGGCACGACAACGCCTACGTCGGAGCCTGGAAGTTCGTCGCCCACGACCCGAGCCGGGTGCTCACCTTCGGGCAGTGGCAGGGCAAGCGTTACCGGCAGGACGCGGGCAGCACCCTCGACCCACGGGCCGGTGGTTGAGATGGGCACGCAGCCCGCCGCCGAGCCGCGCCCGGACGGCACACCGAAGATCGTCGGGATCGTCTGGGGGTTGCTGATCCTCAACACGCTCGGCTCCGCCGGGGCGAAGACCATCGTCCCGCTGCCGCGCTCCCTCATCCAGATGGTCACCATGGGCGCGCTGGTCGCCGCGTTCACGCTGGCGCTCGCCGTCAACCCCCGGCTGCGCATCCGGGCCGGCGCCTACGTGTTCCTGCTGACCTTGCTGCTGGTGCCGAGCGTGATCTCCAGCGTGAACCTGGAGTCCGGGTTCGGCGCGCTGTTCCGCTGCGCCCGGCTGGCTCTCTTCGTCGGCACGCTGTGGCTGCTCAGCCGCTGGTGGGACGGCGGCCTGACGTTCGTCCGGCACCACATCCGGATGTACTTCGCGGTGCTCGGATCGGTGGCCGCGGGTCTGGTCATCTCACCGGGCGCGGCCATGCCCGAGCTCTACGGCGGACGCCTGGTCGGCGCGTTGTGGCCGCTCACCCCGCCGCAGATCGGCCAGTACGCGGCGGTGATCATCGGGCTCACCGTGCTGCTCGTACTGGGCCGCCGGACCGACAGGGCCAGTGCGGCGGTGGTCCTCGTGCCGTCACTCGTCCTGCTCGCGCTGACCCATACCCGGACGGCCACGCTCGGCCTGTTCATCGGGCTGGCGTTGGCGATCGGCTCGCTCATCCTGACCAGCGCCGCCGCCCGCCGGTTCTTCACCTGGGCGGTCCTGTGCGCCGCGGTGGCCGCGGTGGGGCTCGGCTCCGCGCTCCAGGCGTGGTTCCTGCGCGGACAGAGCCAGGAGAACTTCACCAGCCTCACCGGTCGGGCCAAGGTCTGGGACGCCTTGCTGGCGGAGCCCCGGACGACGGCGGAGAAGGTGTTCGGCATGGGCCTGGGCGACAAGTCGTTCGGCGGGCTGCCGATCGACAACAGCTGGCTGGCCGTCTACCAGGAACAGGGCGTGATCGGCGTCGCCCTGGTGGCGGCGGTCATCATCGTGCTGGGCGGCGTCGCGTTGCTGCGGCCACCGTCGCTGCAGAGGGCCTGCGCGATCTTCCTGATCAGCTACTGCGCGATCGCGTCGTACACCGAGGCCGGCCTTGGCGACGCCTCGCCGTATCTGCTGCATCTGGCCCTGGCCGCCTCGCTGTTGGCGGCACCTGCCGAGGCCGCCACGCCCCTCGCGACGCCCGACGTCCCGCAACGACACATCCCGCGCTGGGCCCGGAGATCGGAGGTGACGTGAGCATGCACGTCCTTGTGGTGCACAACCGCTACGCCTCGGCGCAGCCGAGCGGGGAGAACAAGGTCGTCGACCAGGAGGTGGAGTTGCTGCGCGCGGCCGGCCACCGGGTCGAGATGTTCGAGCGGCGCAGCGACGACATCGCCGCCCGGTCCCTGCTCGGCAAGGTGGCGGTGCCGCTCCTCGTGCCGTGGAACCCGGCGGTCCGCACGGAACTCGCCGCCCGGCTCCGCGCCGAGCGGCCGGACATCGTCCACGTCCACAACGTCTTCCCGCTCCTGTCGCCCGCGGTCCTGGCCGCCTGTGCCGACGCCGGCGTGCCCGCCGTCGCCACGCTGCACAACTACACCCAGGTCTGCCCGCCCGGCACGCTGCAGCGGGACGGCCGGCCGTGCACCGAGTGCGTCGGGTCGGCGGCGCCGCTGCCCGCCGTCCGGCACGGCTGCTACCGGAACTCCCGCCTTGCGACGGTGCCGCTCGCGGTCGGCCTGTCGGTCAACCGGCGGCGGTGGTGGTCCGGCGTCGAGCGGTTCTTCTGCATCTCCGCGGCGCAGCGCGACGTCCTGGTACGGGCCGGCATGCCCGCCGAGCGGCTGGTGGTGAAGCACAACTTCGTGCCCGACCCGGATGACCGCCGATCAGGTGCCGGCGAGCATCTGCTCTGTCTCGGCCGGCTCGCGGAGGCCAAGGGTGTGCGGCTGCTCATGGCCGCGTGGGACGAGATCGCAGCGAGCGGCGGTGTGGGCGTGCCGCTCGTGATCGCCGGCGCGGGGCCGCTGGAGCGAGAGGTGACCGCCTGGGCGGCGGGCCGGGACGACGTGCGCTACGTCGGCCTGTACGACACGGCGGAGTGCCGGAAGGCCATCGCGCACTCGGTCGCCGTGGTGGCTCCCTCGACGTGGCTGGAGGCGTTCGGGCTGGTGGTCGTGGAGGCGATGGCGGCCGGGGTGCCGACCGTCGCCGCCGGTCACGGGGCGTTCGTCGAACTCGTCGAGGACGGCGTGACCGGGCTGCTGCACCGGCCGGGCGAGCCCGCCTCGCTCGCGTCCTGCATACGCCGGATCGCGGCCGAGCCGGCCCGCAACCGGGAGATGGGCCAGGCGGCCCGGCGCCGTTACGAGCAGGGTTTCAGCCCGGCCGTCGGCCTGGAGCGCCTGGTGGAGGAGTACCGCACCGCGATCGCGGGGCGGTCAGCACTGGCTCGCGGCGGGGACACCCGCGCGAGCAGGGGGGATGGGGACAGTAGATGACACGATGCCGACTCTGCGGCTCGGAAGCGATGGCGAGCGTCGTCGACCTTGGGGCGACGCCACCATGTGAGAGCTTTCTCGCCGCGGACCAACTGGACCAGCCGGAACCGGCGTACCCGCTGCACCTGCGGGTCTGCACCGACTGCTGGCTGGCGCAGATCCCGCCGCTGATCACGCCGGAGGAGACGTTCACGCACTACGCGTACTTCTCCTCCTACTCGACCTCCTGGGTGGAGCACGCGCACACGTTCGTCACCGACGCCGTACAGCGCCTCGATCTCGGCCCCGACGCCTTCGTGGTCGAGGTCGCGAGCAACGACGGGTACCTGCTGAGGCACGTGGTGGACCGGGGGATCCGCTGCCTCGGCATCGAGCCTTCGGTGAACGTCGGCGCCGCGGCGCGGGACGCCGGCGTACCCACGCGCACGGAGTTCCTGAGCCCGGAGACCGGCTCGGCCGTCCGCGCCGAACACGGCCCGGCGGACCTGGTCGTGGCGAACAACGTGTACGCGCACATCCCCGACGTGGTCGGGTTCACCCAGGGGCTGCGCGCCCTGGTCGCCGACGACGGCTGGGTCTCCATCGAGGTGCAGCACCTGCTGACCCTGATCGAGGAGAAC
Above is a window of Streptomyces sp. DT2A-34 DNA encoding:
- a CDS encoding class I SAM-dependent methyltransferase, with translation MTRCRLCGSEAMASVVDLGATPPCESFLAADQLDQPEPAYPLHLRVCTDCWLAQIPPLITPEETFTHYAYFSSYSTSWVEHAHTFVTDAVQRLDLGPDAFVVEVASNDGYLLRHVVDRGIRCLGIEPSVNVGAAARDAGVPTRTEFLSPETGSAVRAEHGPADLVVANNVYAHIPDVVGFTQGLRALVADDGWVSIEVQHLLTLIEENQYDTIYHEHFQYYTVASAIRALASGGLALVDVELLPTHGGSIRLWARPTEVAGEPTQRVADVLAREKAAGLQELSGYTEFSARVATVRRDLLRFLIEAAERGETVVGYGAPGKGNTLLNHCGIRPDLLPYTVDRNPYKHGRFTPGTRIPILPPEQIAADKPDYVLVLPWNLRAELVEQLSFVHDWGGRLVFPIPELSIVEVAS
- a CDS encoding right-handed parallel beta-helix repeat-containing protein, translated to MGVMRRHLALAAAPLALALLAATGCESTSTSDAGAKPTAAPSSTPVARVCAKPAAGPAKAPAGAVTVDPSVVGDLAAKTRSSPPNTTFWLRPGKHRLDPDRYAQVIPKEGNRYLGAPGAVLDGRKKNQYAFGGSARDVTIRHLTVQRFVAPPDEGVVNHDSADGWVIEHATIQDNSGAGLMAGARQRVRANCLRGNGQYGMNAYKAGDRISGLVVEGNEIVGNNTDDWERRREGCGCTGGIKFWAVNGADVRGNWVHDNRGTGLWADTNNNDFRIENNVLEANDGAALIYETSYNAVIRNNTIRRNNWVEGRREADRGDNFPYATVYLSESGGEPRVKARTDKIEIYRNVLENNWSGITLWENADRFCNSPANTSSGDCTLLVKNTDRCAQPAIATAPLYADCRWKTQRVDIHDNRFVLDKSVVKCTVQCDRMAVLANYGTYPDWSPYQGEKVAEAITREQHNRWHDNAYVGAWKFVAHDPSRVLTFGQWQGKRYRQDAGSTLDPRAGG
- a CDS encoding O-antigen ligase domain-containing protein, encoding MGTQPAAEPRPDGTPKIVGIVWGLLILNTLGSAGAKTIVPLPRSLIQMVTMGALVAAFTLALAVNPRLRIRAGAYVFLLTLLLVPSVISSVNLESGFGALFRCARLALFVGTLWLLSRWWDGGLTFVRHHIRMYFAVLGSVAAGLVISPGAAMPELYGGRLVGALWPLTPPQIGQYAAVIIGLTVLLVLGRRTDRASAAVVLVPSLVLLALTHTRTATLGLFIGLALAIGSLILTSAAARRFFTWAVLCAAVAAVGLGSALQAWFLRGQSQENFTSLTGRAKVWDALLAEPRTTAEKVFGMGLGDKSFGGLPIDNSWLAVYQEQGVIGVALVAAVIIVLGGVALLRPPSLQRACAIFLISYCAIASYTEAGLGDASPYLLHLALAASLLAAPAEAATPLATPDVPQRHIPRWARRSEVT
- a CDS encoding alginate lyase family protein yields the protein MTMSAGWYLRRLSRMGPQEVAGRMGDAVRRRRWRSARPDCPTVTGARFTAVLPAGTIAAIPPDAAKRLIAEADRLMYGHVEYFGVVRDDLVDPDWWCDPKTGRRAPWGYAFDVPYRNEDAVGDIKQIWELSRHQYLTVLAAAYAITGNERYAERVAEHLRSWWAANPPLRGVHWISGIELGIRLLSWVWIRRLLDGWPGAAGLFEGNPVALKQIWHHQRWLAAFPSKGSSANNHVIAEAAGQLAAACAFGWFPASERWRADALRSLERHLRGNTFASGLNRELATEYHGLVLELGLAAVAEADAADVPVPASIRLVLLRMTDALAAIVDSRLRPPRQGDADDGHGLVVDGAGTDRWASLLATGDAVFGRLTWWPAVTGTDVRTPLLAALIRPYANDGTAPAVTRPASRPAHFADAGMTILRGPEEIWCRCDGGPHGFLSIAAHAHADALSVEVRHDGVDVLADPGTYCYHGQPEWRQYFRSTLGHNTLRLDGGDQSVSGGPFLWTRHARSRVLAVDTSGEGVARWCAEHDGYQGSVHRRRVELTAASQELRVVDEVRGPRRAVQLAFHLGPAIAADLVGNRAVLTWTRDGEGRSAVLDLPGQLNWRAHRGESDPPLGWYSAGFGRKEPATTLIGTGFADGAEGFTTVLRFRGLGVL
- a CDS encoding glycosyltransferase yields the protein MHVLVVHNRYASAQPSGENKVVDQEVELLRAAGHRVEMFERRSDDIAARSLLGKVAVPLLVPWNPAVRTELAARLRAERPDIVHVHNVFPLLSPAVLAACADAGVPAVATLHNYTQVCPPGTLQRDGRPCTECVGSAAPLPAVRHGCYRNSRLATVPLAVGLSVNRRRWWSGVERFFCISAAQRDVLVRAGMPAERLVVKHNFVPDPDDRRSGAGEHLLCLGRLAEAKGVRLLMAAWDEIAASGGVGVPLVIAGAGPLEREVTAWAAGRDDVRYVGLYDTAECRKAIAHSVAVVAPSTWLEAFGLVVVEAMAAGVPTVAAGHGAFVELVEDGVTGLLHRPGEPASLASCIRRIAAEPARNREMGQAARRRYEQGFSPAVGLERLVEEYRTAIAGRSALARGGDTRASRGDGDSR